In Populus alba chromosome 1, ASM523922v2, whole genome shotgun sequence, a single window of DNA contains:
- the LOC118055267 gene encoding 7-deoxyloganetin glucosyltransferase-like: MADKPHAVCVPFPAQGHINPMLKLAKILHFNGFHITFVNTEYNHRRLLRSRGASSLDGLPDFQFETIPDGLPPSDADSTQDILALCYSTSKTCLAPFRHLIAKLNSSSVVPQVTCIVSDAVMNFTLDAAEEFGIPDALFWTPSACGVLGYSKCRSVFERGLTPVKDVSYITNEFLETAIEWIPGKENIRLRDLPSLVTTADEDEINLIITIIERTSRASAVIFNTFESFERDVLDALSKMFPPIYTLGPLQLLVDQFPNGNLKNLGSNLWKEEPECIEWLDSKEPNSVVYVNFGSITVITPQQMMEFAWGLANSNKPFLWIIRPDLVEGESAMLPSEFVSETKKRGMLANWCPQELVLKHPSIGGFLSHMGWNSTMDSVCAGVPLICWPFFADQQTNCMFACTEWGIGMQIDSNVKRDEVEKLVRELMEGEKGKDMKRKAMEWKTKAEEVTRPGGSSFENLEALVKVLACRQTC, from the exons atggctgATAAACCTCATGCTGTGTGCGTCCCTTTTCCAGCCCAAGGCCACATAAACCCAATGCTCAAACTAGCAAAAATCCTCCACTTCAATGGCTTTCACATCACCTTTGTTAATACTGAATATAACCACAGACGCTTACTCAGGTCTAGAGGCGCCAGCTCTCTTGACGGCTTGCCAGACTTTCAGTTCGAAACTATCCCTGATGGTCTTCCACCATCAGATGCTGATTCCACTCAAGACATCTTGGCTCTTTGTTACTCCACCTCCAAGACTTGCTTAGCCCCATTTCGTCATCTTATTGCCAAACTCAACTCTTCCAGTGTTGTACCCCAGGTAACATGTATTGTCTCTGACGCTGTAATGAATTTCACTCTTGATGCAGCTGAAGAATTTGGAATTCCTGATGCACTGTTCTGGACTCCTAGCGCCTGTGGTGTTTTGGGCTACTCAAAATGTCGTTCAGTTTTTGAAAGAGGCTTAACACCTGTTAAAG ATGTGAGTTATATAACAAATGAATTCTTAGAAACAGCTATAGAATGGATTCCAGGAAAGGAAAATATCCGTTTGAGGGATCTTCCAAGTTTAGTTACAACTGCAGACGAGGACGAAATCAATTTGATTATAACAATAATAGAAAGAACTTCAAGAGCTTCTGCTGTCATTTTTAACACATTTGAATCCTTCGAACGAGATGTTTTGGATGCTCTCTCCAAAATGTTTCCTCCAATTTACACTCTCGGTCCTCTTCAATTGCTTGTTGATCAGTTTCCAAACGGTAATCTGAAAAATCTTGGTTCGAATCTTTGGAAAGAAGAACCTGAGTGCATTGAGTGGCTTGATTCAAAAGAACCAAACTCAGTGGTTTATGTAAATTTTGGTAGCATCACTGTAATAACACCACAGCAAATGATGGAATTTGCTTGGGGGCTAGCCAACAGCAATAAACCTTTTTTATGGATTATAAGGCCTGACCTAGTTGAAGGCGAATCTGCGATGTTGCCATCTGAATTTGTATCTGAAACGAAGAAGCGAGGCATGTTAGCAAACTGGTGTCCTCAAGAACTAGTCTTGAAGCATCCTTCCATTGGAGGGTTTTTAAGTCACATGGGGTGGAATTCTACAATGGATTCTGTCTGTGCTGGTGTGCCACTTATCTGTTGGCCCTTTTTCGCTGATCAACAGACCAACTGTATGTTTGCTTGCACTGAATGGGGTATTGGCATGCAGATTGATAGCAACGTGAAAAGAGACGAAGTGGAGAAACTTGTGAGGGAGTTGATGGAGGGAGAGAAGGGAAAGGATATGAAGAGGAAGGCAATGGAATGGAAAACCAAGGCGGAGGAAGTCACCAGGCCTGGTGGTTCCTCCTTTGAGAACTTGGAAGCATTGGTGAAAGTTCTTGCATGCAGGCAGACATGTTAG